The Cognatishimia activa nucleotide sequence GAACACACATTGAGCCGAGCATAATGACAGCCCCAAAGGGAAAAAACGGTTTTGCTGAGGAAGACCTCCTCTTCCGCCTTCTGCGCCAGCTGGACACAGCGCCAGAGGCCTCTCAGCGTGCAACCGCAGAAGCCCTCGGGATTTCATTGGGACGCCTGAATTCACTGCTGCGAAATGCCGTTGAAAGCGGCCACATCAAAATCAGTGAACGCGACGGCCCGGACAAACGCCAACGTTTCGCTTACGCGCTGACCCCAAAAGGGGCCACGGCCAAGACCCGCCTAACCGACGCCTTTCTTGCCAGAAAATTCGCTGAATATGACGCTTTGCATGCAGAGCTGACCGGCACGACCTCTGGCTTTAATCCTTTGAAATCAAGGACCAAAATCATGCAAAGTAACTTTGCTCCAATCCCAGAACTCTTCGTCTCTTACGAGAGCGCGCAGAAGATGAAAGTCGAGGCTGCCGATCTGACCAGCCACGACCTGACACCACGCCAAATCTGCGATCTGGAACTCCTGATGAATGGTGGCTTCAACCCGCTGAAAGGTTTTCTGACCGAAGAAGACTACGACGGCGTGGTCGAAAACATGCGTCTCGCGGATGGCTCTCTCTGGCCAATGCCCATCACATTGGACGTGTCCGAGAACTTCGCCGCCTCAGTCGAGCTTGGCCAAGACATTGCCCTGCGCGACCAAGAGGGTGTGATCCTTGCCACCATGACCGTGACAGACCGTTGGGAGCCAAACAAATCCCGCGAGGCAGAGAAGGTCTTTGGTGCGGATGACGATGCCCACCCAGCCGTAAACTACCTGCACAACCAAGCAGGCAAGATTTACCTTGGCGGTCCGATTGTTGGTATTCAGCAACCGGTCCACTACGACTTCAAAGCGCGTCGCGATACACCAAACGAATTGCGCGCCTACTTCCGCAAAATGGGCTGGCACAAGGTTGTGGCCTTCCAAACCCGCAACCCGCTGCACCGCGCGCACCAGGAACTGACCTTCCGCGCCGCCAAAGAAGCTGAGGCTAACCTTCTGATCCACCCTGTTGTTGGCATGACCAAGCCGGGCGATGTGGATCACTTCACCCGCGTTCGCTGCTATGAAGCTGTGCTGGATCAATACCCGTCTTCCACCACCAATATGTCATTGCTAAACCTCGCAATGCGAATGGCTGGCCCGCGCGAAGCGGTTTGGCACGGTCTGATC carries:
- a CDS encoding bifunctional sulfate adenylyltransferase/adenylylsulfate kinase; the protein is MTAPKGKNGFAEEDLLFRLLRQLDTAPEASQRATAEALGISLGRLNSLLRNAVESGHIKISERDGPDKRQRFAYALTPKGATAKTRLTDAFLARKFAEYDALHAELTGTTSGFNPLKSRTKIMQSNFAPIPELFVSYESAQKMKVEAADLTSHDLTPRQICDLELLMNGGFNPLKGFLTEEDYDGVVENMRLADGSLWPMPITLDVSENFAASVELGQDIALRDQEGVILATMTVTDRWEPNKSREAEKVFGADDDAHPAVNYLHNQAGKIYLGGPIVGIQQPVHYDFKARRDTPNELRAYFRKMGWHKVVAFQTRNPLHRAHQELTFRAAKEAEANLLIHPVVGMTKPGDVDHFTRVRCYEAVLDQYPSSTTNMSLLNLAMRMAGPREAVWHGLIRKNHGCTHFIVGRDHAGPGKNSQGEDFYGPYDAQDLFRTHEEEIGITMVDFKHMVYVQERAQYEPNDEIEDRDDVTILNISGTELRRRLAEGLEIPDWFSFPQVVAELRKTKPPRSKQGFTVFFTGFSGSGKSTIANALMVKLMEMGGRPVTLLDGDIVRKNLSSELGFSKEHRDLNIRRIGYVASEITKNGGIALCAPIAPYATTRRAVREDIEQFGAFVEIHVATSIEECERRDRKGLYKLAREGKIKEFTGISDPYDVPESPELRLETENTEVDHCAHQVILKLESMGLIKA